The Castor canadensis chromosome X, mCasCan1.hap1v2, whole genome shotgun sequence genome includes a region encoding these proteins:
- the Asb12 gene encoding ankyrin repeat and SOCS box protein 12: MRIVLFQSAKMNLMDITKIFSLLQPEKEEEDTNTREKQALNQAVYDNDSYTLDQLLHQERYKRFINSRSGWGIPGTPLRLAASYGHLSCLRVLLAHGADVDSLDVKAQTPLFTAVSHGHLDCVRVLLEAGACPGGSIYNNCSPVLTAARDGAVAILQELLGHGAEANVKAKLPVWASNIASCSGPLYLAAVYGHLDCFRLLLLHGADPDYNCTDQGLLARVPRPRTLLEICLNHNCKPEYIQLLIDFGANIYLPSLPLDLTSQDDKGVALLLQARATPRSLLSQARLVIRRALRQANQPQAIDQLDIPPMLIGYLKHQL; encoded by the exons ATGAGAATAGTTCTGTTCCAATCAGCCAAGATGAACCTAATGGATATCACCAAGATCTTCTCCCTCCTGCAgccagaaaaggaggaggaggacaccAACACCAGGGAGAAGCAGGCTCTTAATCAAGCAGTGTATGACAATGACTCCTATACCTTGGACCAGCTTCTACACCAGGAACGTTACAAACGTTTCATCAACAGCAGGAGTGGCTGGGGCATACCTGGGACACCCTTGCGCTTGGCAGCTTCTTATGGCCACCTGAGCTGTTTGCGTGTCCTTCTGGCACATGGTGCTGACGTTGACAGCTTGGATGTCAAGGCACAGACACCACTTTTCACGGCTGTCAGTCATGGCCATCTGGACTGTGTGCGTGTGCTTTTAGAAGCTGGAGCCTGTCCTGGTGGTAGCATCTACAACAACTGTTCTCCTGTGCTCACTGCTGCACGTGATGGTGCTGTTGCTATCCTGCAGGAGCTCCTAGGCCATGGTGCAGAGGCCAATGTCAAGGCTAAACTACCAGTCTGGGCATCAAACATAGCTTCATGTTCTGGTCCCCTCTACTTGGCTGCGGTCTATGGGCACCTCGACTGTTTCCGCCTGCTTTTGCTCCATGGGGCAGATCCCGATTACAATTGCACTGATCAGGGCCTACTTGCTCGAGTTCCACGGCCCCGTACCCTCCTTGAAATCTGCCTCAATCATAATTGTAAGCCAGAGTACATCCAGTTGTTAATTGATTTTGGCGCTAACATCTACCTTCCATCTCTCCCCCTGGACCTGACCTCACAAGATGATAAAGGTGTTGCATTGCTGCTACAGGCCCGAG CCACACCACGGTCACTCCTATCCCAGGCCCGTTTAGTTATCCGCAGAGCCCTGCGCCAGGCCAACCAGCCACAAGCCATTGACCAGCTGGATATTCCTCCCATGCTGATTGGCTACCTCAAACACCAACTATAA